TCTTTGATGAACGGAATGGCATTTCACCTCGTCTTTTTTCATGGTCAAGGAGCTGGACACGGAATGGATTTGCTGCTGTATAACATACGGACTCTCTGCCTGATTCTCTTCTATCCAGGGCAATGTTTCCATTGTTGacctgaaaacacaaaaatgaaTGTAAACTACAGTTCATACATTTGATCAGAATTGTGCAAGCATCGCTAGGCATCTGTTCACTGTTGCTTTCCCCttgtgccatcaaatggtgatcTAGACCCATTCACCTGGCAACCCCACATGGATCGTTTgaaatgtggaccattgtttcTCCCATCCTTCCATAGGGAGAGTGAAGCGCTCTGGCCAGTAGGTGTTCTGCAACAAGGCTAATCCGCAATGGGGCTACTATATGGTCTGGATCACCGCATGGCAAGGGAAGAGACAAGCAACGAGTAGGAAGCAGCAGGGTGAGCAATACTAGCAACAAAAGCCTCATTTGTTAATGCAAGAGAACTCCATGTGAAAATGTGAAAAAGCAGCTCCCATGAGAGGTTTTCTTTCAAGCATTTGGGGGTTGCTATATTTGTGTTAAGTGGAATGGCCATTGGACTCAATTCGGCACATTGAGCACACTCATATTTTGAGCTGGTTTGACAAACTTACCCGATTCACCCAATGCAGAAAGGAATATTACAAACTTTCCAAACAAAACCCaatttaaaattcataatcaGTACATTTTAAACAGGGTCCACTGGGTATTTGTGCACTATCAAAACAGAGCCTTAACCAAGGGAATCACCAGTTGAAGCATTGCAGAGAAAGTCCTTGCGACATCATGCTTTGCTTGGCCACCAACAACATCCACAAAGGACATGCACCCTCCATCGTCTGCTTCCAAGCATAGCTTGTCAAGTATTCTCTCACCATAAGCATGAATATCAAAAGGCGGGCGTGAATCCTGCCAGAAGCACAATCTCCATGAAATACAGATGCTTAAATCTTCTACTTTTATTGGTTTAGTATGAGAATCAAAGTATGGCTTCAATGAGACAAAAACCATGAAATTTACTTGTTCTTCCAAGGTGTTTTCGATTCTCTGCTTCCATGTTGAAACTCGGGCTGCCAATTCTGTTTGCTTCTCAGTTTCAGCTATGCTTGCAAGGAGGGCATCCTGTGTGAATCAAGGAATATAGGTCACCAGGCTAGCAACAAAAAGTAAATCTCAAGATAGACCGATATCACACATGATGCAACACAACGAGGCACATCCAATGCACATTATGACAGGCAAAGATGGTGTATGCTTGATTCTCAATGGACAGTATACATGTAGAATATACCAAGAACAACCGATGAGAAAATAAGAAGAATCCACTCATCACAGGGGCCACAGCAATGACAACCTCCAAATTGGTTTGCAAGTAAATGCGTCCAAACCAATGCATAGATAGATGTGATTTTCACACCACGTGTCCTTCATGGTGGGTCCGACAACTCCAACCTGTTGAAGTTGGATTTAACACACACATGACATGTAGGATGCAAAGCACTAGTTGGACAATAACAGTATCATCCAATTGGCAACATAACCCCAAAAGCTATCTAATTCAGGCAGTTGGAACATGATACCATAGATCTGAATATTGGTATCGTATCGGCCAACACAGTTGTATTATATTCGTATTGGCACGAGACAATACGTGATATGGGGCCATATCAGCCCGATATGAACCCGTATCGGCCAATACAAGGCGTATTGACCCCTATACGGGGCTGATATAGGCCGCCCATAAAAGcccaattttaaattattatttttttctcaaattttactcacatctcctcttcttttttcatttaaaccatggaggaagcttaaaaactcattttaggctagatatatacctattttggaatcaaaacaAATTATTTAAATGGGATTCGACGAATCAAAGcaaagtggaccattatgggaaaaatcaaaAAGAAGAGTACacattcactttcttttttatattttcatcttctttttgttgcatttcaatgtaatgggccctaattcaccaaatcatgctcgaTTTGtattcaattagggcccattaagttgaccttcaacaagtcaaagCGACAAACAATATCCTCATTAAAGAATGGTCCGATGCACTATCATATGCATgtccaaaataaaataatgatagatccttgaatatcttattattctatttttttctgaTATTTTCTTAATTCTTtagctaaagaaaaaaaaaatcaatatcaaTGACCGACACCTATATCATATTGTTTTTTCTgatattttctattttcattttcttttttaaggtTAGGAAAGAGAACGTATTTTGGTAGATTCAATTACAACAAAAATGCACCgaattcttgatttttttttagcaGTTATGAATTCTTGAATTTGTGGTCTGAAGTTCCTGATGAAAACAAATTTTTAGGGTTGTTCAAATCCAAggaaaatgtttataatttttgttTGATGTTGGTAGTTTTTAGCCCATAACCAACTCTAAATAATCGATCCATTGATTGGGTTTGCTCTAAATGATTTGAATTCTCTCAACAACACGGATATGAACCTATGCGACATAGATAATCTGACTTCTTACTCACAGCAGCACCTAGGTGGAGAAGGATCAAGTGCAGCTCATGCTTCATAATCTCAGCCagagttagttttttttttttctaatgaccCCCAGGGTTTTCCCGCCCCTTTTGAATGCGAGACTATTCCTTgcggatgcacacaatcacccgcAAACCATGTGCATCGGGTAAAGCATAGGGAGGGGAATCGAAACTGCGTCTATTGGGAGCAAACCCACAATGCTAGCCGTTCGCTCAAAAACCCCAAGCAGGTCTCAGCCACAGTAAGTTGATGATGATAATGGCCATTAGGTACAGGCACAGCCATAGGGAGCTATAGGCACTAGCACTAATGCTCTCACAGTGATAATGGTTGATGATGATGGTGTTATTGGCATCCGTGCACATGATACAAAAATATAGGGTGACGTTGATGGTGATTGGGAGCAGACAGTGCGGATCAGGATGGTACAGAAGATGAATACCATATCCCAACCCCATGTAAAATTGGCATAAGCAGTGGTAGTGCACCGAGatagagaagccgtcgccaacTGAGCAGATGGCAGATGGGCATGTAGTTATCTACAAGGGTATGGAGGAGCATATGGCTATGTTCCTTATGGATTTGGAGCCTACCTCAGGAGCAGTGGCATTGACAGCAGTAACGGCCAAGAGTGGAATATGGAAGCCTCTCAATCTCATTCTCAATATCAAGGTGAAGGCGGGAGCAACATTGGCTACATTGATATGTTCTTTAGATATGGATAGGGAGGGAAATACCCTTACCCACATCGTAGCGATAGAGAGGGAGGCGCGGATGGATTTCAACTAGCACTCAACTCCCTTCAATATTGGTCAACTGTGTATGAATATATGCAACTGTCTTAATCTCTACATATTTTGGACTTGTGTAATCATGCTAGCCTGCCTAGGTTGTGTAAACTGCAATTTGCAATATACATTGTTTGTCATTCTGTTTAAATGCATCTACATTTTGCAGTTTTGTGCAAGCACTATACATATGAACTTGTACAAGTGTAATGTCTATGAATCTAAGGTTCTCCCAATTTGTGTTAGATTTGCTTATTtatgtgtttttctttctttctaaatttttcatattttcccatatttctcatatttttaatttttttcctgttcttttctgttgttttttttttttcacctagCTTTCCTATATCGCACGAGTGTATCAGTATTGGGGTTACAACTAGGACCAGTACCCAAAAGAGTCGCAAATGAAACCAATATTTATTGCATTCGCATGTCTCTCAACAActtaaaaaatcatatttttgtAATTGTTCAAATGTAAAAGAATTTCAAAGATAAATAACAAGAACAATAATAgtaagatactatggttttaaaTATCCTCTATGATACAACCATATCGTATTTGTGTCAGCCCTCGTCGATAAGCAATACGGGGGTCAAGCAGTCCGTTTCCACCAAAAAAGGGGTCTAATCGGCCCATATTAGCCGATACAGGCCTTATCAATGCCAATATGGAGCTGCTACGACCATAGTAGCcccattttaaagaaaaaaatccaaATTCTCTCTAGTTCTTTGCTcgtttcttcatttcaaccacaAGGAAGCTTAAAACTCATTTTATGCTAGATCTAGGccaattttgggatcaaaacacaagatttgagtGAGATTCGATGAACCGAAGAGGTATGaaccattttgaaaaaaaattaaaggggAAAACTATGACtttaattctttttcttttcctttcttttctttttatttttatttttgtgttacttctttgtgtgtgtgtgtgtgtgtttctttttgttgtatttcaatacaaCAGGCTCTGATTTATCAAATCatacttgatttgtgttcaattaggagACTGTTTGGTTAATTTTCACCAAGTCAATCCGACAGActacattcttatcaaagaatggtctaATGCACCATTGAATACAAGTTCAAAAACATTAAAATGGTAGATTCAGGTGTTTTACAGTTTTTTTTCCTATTCTCCtgataatttttcaaaaaaaattgggCCAAAAAAAATTCCATCCTATACAGGCCCTTGTTGTCACTTGTCAGATACGGTCAAATTGCCTTGTGCAGTATCATTTTTGAGCCCGGCCAATATACACCCAGCTACTGGTATTCAAAACcttgatggtggtggtggtgaaccTAAAAAATCAATCAACATGGCCCAAATTCAAAACAGCAGTGTCCTTATTACATAGCCAGAGAATTGACCAAACTTTTGGTTATCATGACCCTAGCACTAAATTCTATCATTCCATTAAGTTCTTGACTACAGATTGCTAACTCTAatccaactacacattgaggtgAAGCATATCTAATTGTTTCTCTGTTTGCAGCTTTCAAAACTAAGCTGTATGATATCATATACCTTCATGGATCACTAGGACAACTTGAATTTCATGTAGAAACACGAATCAATGGCTTCCACAACAAAACATAACAACAGATAGTGTAATGCACATAAAATGAATGTAAAAGGTATCCTAGGAAAGTTGTCTTTACAAGATGTGAGCGACAAAGATCTTCCAGGCTTGCTTGTGAATTCGGATCCTCCTGTACAAAGGCTCCATTGCAATCAAAACTCACACTATCGTCATTGTGCTGCATCAAGATTGCCCAAAACATTAGAAAAGTGTAACCTAAGTCACCAATACACATAAGATATAGAGAAAATCTGAACAAGGTCAACCTTTTCATGGGGCAAAGGCACTTCTGCATCCATGTAGATATTCTCTGCTTGCTCAAAATCAGGGAGGTCATTCTCAAATTCATGATCCTCATTTCCATCCATGGGGTCATCAAAACCACCATATGTTTCACTTTCCCCCAAAACAAGTGATTGTCTTAGCTGCAAAGAAAATACCCTGTATTACATTTTGAAAAGCCATGAATAGGCATAATGAAACATATTGCTTGCAAATAGACCTTTTCataaagtgaaggggattgagATGCTTGTACTCTTTCACGAGCATGGAGTTGTGCCTCCAATGTTTCAGCAAACTCAGGATTTATGGTACCTTCCAATCTTGCAAGAGGAAATTGTGCAGCTAGAGAATTCTGCTTAGTAGAACTTTTCCGTTGCTTTCCACCAAATTTTCCTGCTTGGGAAAAACAGAGAATTGCCATGCATTTAGAGTGGAGAACaactttttttatttaaaaaattaaaaattaaaaagttgataaacttataattataatttatttaaaaaaaaaaaaaagcatcgaCAGACCTTTTTTAAATGGTTTTACTTTCAAGTCCCCAGGTTCATGGGGATTCAAAGGCTTccatggatcatcatcatcatctgaatCATCCCTTGGTTCAGAGAATCCACCATCCGGCTCTTCTCCATGATGCATATTATTCTCAGGAAGATCGTGGGCAATATCGGTATCATCCCATACATTATTATTAATCTTGAAGTCATGGTTAATTCCTGGAGTTTGATTCAGATAACCGTGTGGGCTCTTTCCCAGATTTGATTTATGGGCACTTCCTCCAGATCTTGGAGATTGCAGTAAAGTTTTTTGAGCCTTAGACCTTGTTGAACTGCCTCTGTGGGCCATACTGTGCTCCTGGCCAGCATTATTCCCCTTCAAAAAATCATCAACAGCACCCGCATCACATGGATCTAATAGAAGAAAATCCCGGTAAAGATCGCTGGTGGCTAACTGCAATCGTGATGGCATTCATTAAgtgcagaaaagaaaagaaattgcaGAATACCATTGCCAGGTTTAGAAACCACAATACCAAATATGATTCTAACTCCCCAGCTTCACCAGTAGTGTCTAAACAATCCCCTTCTAGTACAAGTAAATTTGCAGGAGGCTTCACAAAATGGTTAAAAGCTTCATCTTCACCAAACCCATCGTCCAGGCGGGTCTTAGCTTCCACTGTTGATGTAAAGAAATATCAACCAGTCAATAATTCTGTAACTTGAATGAAAGATACAATAAGATGGTTTCAATTGATTTACCTGGTACATCATCCAAACCTAAAAACCTATCGTTCTCTTCATCAACAACTACAGAAGATTCAGTTCCATCTGGGCGGGCAGTGGTTTCCTCTGGTTGATCTTGCCTGTTcagtaaaagaaatgaaaattgaaaagacAAGGAAGAAAAACgtaattatgaaaaaaaaaaatctcagttACTAAATAGAAACCTAATGAAAATATGAAAAGCTCTTAAAATGTTGATGTTAGATTATTTGTAGTGTGCATATGCAGAGAGTTATTTCACAGAATGGACCTGATTATTTTTAGCATGAACGAGAGTTGCCAAAACAAGCAAAAGTTTAAGGCAACATAAGCATGTAAAGGCAGAGTATCATCGACGTGAAACGATTCAAGAAAACCTTATGCTGTGCCATTGTATATCTTATCAAGGAAGGTGAAAGCACTCAACACCAAACATTTCCCCAAAAATAAGTATTTTCAGGTCTATGGAGGGTAGTAATAATAAATTGTGCAATGTGATTCATAGACATTCTTACCAATAACAAAAAGATGTTCACATGCCCAGGAATAGTCCTCTAGGCATGGGGCTCTAAAGGTGACAATGGGCAGTCTCCATTCCCCCAGCCCTAAATTAGTTTAAAACCATATTGACTTACACATGGACTATGTAGACAAACATGCACATGTGTTGTTGTCAAAAAATGGGCATGAGGCGTCAGATGTGGGGGGAATGGAATAACAAATATGTCTAGTCTCTACATCATATGAAAACGGTACAAGACAATTGCCATATAAATATTTGTTCATAGAAGCAAATATATAGATAAATTTGTCTACATTAATGGCAACATCATAGAACCATAAAACTAGTTCCAACCaggaaacaaaagaagataaagcaGAGTTTGTTCTTCTAACAGGTACGTCAACATGTGGTCAATTTTCAAAGTATTGGTATTGCAACCTTGGGAAATGGAAATATCATGGGAAACATCGGGAAATATCATGTGGGTGTTCACAGTTCCCATTGCCCAACAAGATATGCTaatagcatatcatacttgaGATAAAATGGGGGCCTTCCCATTTTCGTCTCACTTATGATTGCAGGCAGAAAAGGGATGAAAACAATAGCTGCCTTAGTGCTGGTTTCATATACCGCACACCACAAACATCAAGCATACCATGAAGCCCCTCAACCAAAATTTGGAGGCATAAAGAACTACCTAATTATTAAGATCCTCAACAACAGCTATTCTAAAGTGTCTTAGAATGCTTAGTAACTAGAACCGTTAGCTACAAAATCAGCCACTCACAATGCTGGAACATATAATATCACTGCATTTCAAGTTTCGCAAAAAGAAAACCTAAGGTTTGCATAACCAATGGAACCATATGCTGTTAAGTGTTGAGGACCTGTTTAGATATGCACAAAAAAAACTGAAGAATGGACTGCATactaacacaactagaatcaaagaacaAAGTCTAACTACAAAATCATGAAGCAATGTACCAGAAATTTATAGCATATGAATATACAATCACCAAACAATGCCTGCATGGGATGCGTAGCACACAACCTCAAAATACTTTCTCGAAATCAATACACCTAAGAACCAAAGCTCTTGTCATCTTGTGCTTGATTTCATATAAGGCCTTTTTTTTAATCCACTCGAATGAACCGGCCTTCATGCCCTCAGTAGTAAGTGCCATAACAGAGCTGAAGTTCCTAATGTACCTCTTGTAGATCGCAGCTAAGACATGGAAGCTATAAACTTAATGAATATTCGTCAAAGAGGCCAATCAACTATtgcttgaaacctttctaggtcaCCCTCAAACTACATTTGCAAACACAGGAAACCCCAGAAAAATCGCACTAGGACTCGTAAAATTGCACTTCTTAAAATTGATGAAGAGCTTTTCTTTTCATAAAACTCATCACCTGTTGAAGATATCTAATATGACCCTCATGCAAACAGCTATAGACAAGGATGTCATTAAAATAGAGAATGAAAAACTTGCCTACAAAAGGCCAGAGGATTTGCATCATAACACGTTTCATAACTagtcactcatacaacccatcctTTGGCTTAAACTTAGTCTTTCATTCATCACATGAGTGAATCCTGACCTAATGATAGTCGCGCCTCAAGTTCGTGTATGAAAGATCACAGCAATCATCATCATGTCCAACATATCTTATTGATGGCATGATTGTCAACACATTCTCCAATTGTGTCATTCTTCAATGTCAACAAGACAAGTACAGCGCATGGTCTAAGGGTCACAGACATAATGACTTTTACTAATAAGCCTTGCGCATGTCGACAAAGCTCAGCGCACTCCACTGAATGCAAGTAATATACCCGTTAGATTGGGCAAAGGACCTAGGCATGTCCTTAAATTGCTAGCTAGGGGACTTTGTGAAGTACTTCCATAGCTGCCTTAAATGGCTCGCAAAGTGGAAGGTCAACGCAAAAGAAATCTTGTACCTTGGGCAAGCCACTTAGTGGTTGGGTGTAAGTGAAGCTTAATCTCCCAGCACCTAACCTCAAGATGGAAGTGGTTTTAGAAGACAGTCTCTGTTTCCGACAAACCCAAGGTTAGCCACCAGAGGTAACAAAGGTGGAAAAACCAAACCGCTCACCCCCTTACTAGTTACATTGGACAATGCGGCACTTAGCACTAGATCaatgttgtgttgttgttgtgcaAGGATGGCAATTCATCTGGAGTCAAATCCTAAAATTGGGATAGGATGTCATGAACTCTGGGTGAGTAGGAGACTTTTCAATAGGCTTTGGCCTACACTCTCACCATCAAAGCAAACATTACTCCTTGACCTCAACTATCTTCCACAAATTATGTCACACCAAATGCTGATGAAGACACCTTTTTCTCTCTAGGTTCGTCATCCCTCATTGCATAGAGAGGGATACACTTACCCCCATATGTAAAGGTATATATATTCTTGTGCCTTGAATCCAATGTGTGTCATAATGATAACGATGGGCATAACAGTCCCCACCATTACTGTTGCGTGTAACAGTTATTACGGCTGTAGCgtaacaatttttaaaaaaaaatcccccaGGGGGAGATCATAAATTTTTAGAGGATTCCAAATATCTATTCTTTTGTAgatttgaacatgtttatgatagtgtagagtccactctttggtaagaattCTATCTTAACCTGTTTGATGATTTTACTAACCTAAAAGGCTTATATTGATCCCAAATTGGCCCACAATTAGTGCAAGTTATAGCACTCATCCCATAATGCACATCCCTAAGCATTGGACATCGTTCCCCAAAAGGAATTTTAAGAAAACATTGAAATTAAATTAAGATGAATAATGTCGCCGATTTAGGGGGTCACTCGAATGCCCTCAAATAGTCCCAAAAATTCTAGTGTATGTATGgcattcatcccactaatgcatttCCCTGAGCATTTGGCATCACTCCCATCAAGTGATTATAAGaaaaaattaaactaaaattaaatTTAGATAAATAGTGTCACCGATTCGGGGGGACACTCAAATGCCCACTAATCGCCAATCGGCCCCAAATTCATGCAAACTATGACACCCATCCTGCTAATGTATATCCCTAACCATTTAACATCATTTCCCAActaggtttttttaaaaattaaaaatttaaaaaaaaaaaaaaaaaaaaaactaaattaaattcgGATGAATAGTGTCAAACCAATTTGGGGCCGATTTGGAGGACCACTCGATGCCCCGAATCGGCCTCAAACTCATGCAATCTATTGacactcatcccactaatgtaATTGGccaaaattatgcttatttcatcatccaactatcgGATCGGTGGACAATTATTGGATgctaaaggaaaaaaatatccaacaatcctatttttgaaaaaaaaaaaaaaagggtgttcgTAAAACAACGGTTAGATACATGGGCCATTAGCTTACATGATATCAAATTAATTTCTTGTGGGGGGAGGGCCCACTACAGTAGCTTGCTGTTGGACCCTCAAGTGTTACCCTTACATTGCATTCTTGCAGGGGCCTGGCACACTCGTatgactaaaataaataaataaataaaatcagcagTTAGGAATTAGGATCAtccaaacaatttaattttgaaaTTGTGACTTAGCACCAACAAGTCTCATAATTTAATtgattaattttgagttaatatatgacaTGCATACAATTTTCTGAGTGCaagtgtatcaagcgtcataagcctatagaaaatcatatacggaaaaaaaaatgaggtggtcTCAAGTCAAACCGGTTGGACCACAGGGTACAATCCACCCAACAAATAACTACCAACTGGTTAAGTGAATGTGAAATCCAGCCTTTCCAACAGACTGGCCCCAAAATGAGGGTCGCCTAGTGCACAAATCATCcatatctactcatcaggtggaccacacaacagacaataatttttaaccattaataaatagcaaaatacaagcgTGATACACTTAATGGGTGGATATATCTTAGTTTTGCAAAAGCAATCCTCGTGATGGGGCCAACCTACTGGATGGATTGGACGTCTCACATGCATAAAAGGTTGGAACTTATTCATTGATGGACTATAGCTTACAGTCCACCTATTTAGACagatagatttttaaaaaacatGGTTCTAAAGAAGCCACATATGCAGTTGCTCTTCAAAAggcgtggagagagagagagagggaaggagagagagatgcaCTTCCAAAGgaccagaagaagaagaagaagagaaagagggagagagatgcacttgcaaagaagaaaggagaaaataagaagaaaaatgtaagtgtttttttccaattttttatttttttttcctagaaATCGGTTGTGGTGTTGTTATGCCGTTCTACCATTACGGTGCATTTTTTCAGGGCGGCCTTTTACACACCCGAATCGCATAACAGGTCACACCATTACCTTGCTCGAATATTCAACCTTCCTATCATATAACCATGATCAACCCAAAGAATATGTGTCCTTTATAAGCATAACATCACACCATAAGGTCTATGTATACAACCTAAGAGAGAAGTTTACCAAACATCCCTTGTCcacaggtagagctgggcatcggaccgagtcatatcggattgggtccaacttgatccgatccggatTCTACGGAgtctgacctgaactcgatccgatccgggatcaGATCCAGATCATCTGCCTCGATCCGATCCGATGCGCTGATAGtctaacccgaaccgagtccgactcgacaGGGAAAATCGAATCGGATTGGGTTGGGTACAGTTTGGATCGGAAGAGAGAAGTGGgggattgatccaaaccgtccatccatttaaagagcttgtcttaaggcttgagccaaaaaataagacagatctaaagatcaattggaccacactgcaaaaaacagtgggggattgatcgtttaccattgaaacctttcttcagatcacagaagtttcggatcaatatgaaatttgttttttcactttatccatgtatttttaacagtattaacagattagatggaaaataaacgttatggtggggcccatgtaagtttgatctcatttgagccgttcgtacaattcAGAGCTCGAGGCGCATACGCGCTcgcctttgcacgacacgtatgtaCTTGTAGGTTGCGTGTGAGAGCGGATTATGACAGGTgacgttgagtagctagactccctagcccctgctgaagtgacgtgaccaagttctgtgggacccgccatgatatatgtgttggatccgcaccgttcattcatttggaaatatcaatttagggcctgagccaaagaatgagtcagatccaaagctcaaatagaccccaccacagaaaatagtggagaaagtgacgcccaccattaaaattttctaaggcccatgaaagttttcgatcaaactgaaatttgtgttttcccttctttcatgtctatatTGACTTGCTGTATTAACTtgtgaacacgttggatctcagataaacatcatagtggaccttaagaaggttttaacggtaggagtaactcttcccactgttttctgtggtggggtccactccaaatctagatctaactcattctttgtctcatggcctaaaatgatctctacaaattaatggacggtgtggatacaacacatacatcatcgtgggtcccacagaacctgaTGTCTTCACTTCAGCTGTTACTCAACCTGTCATTGTCACTGTCATTACTTACAGTAGCTTGCGTGAGATGCAAGCAAAAATTTGAAGTTATCCCGGATATATGGCGTGTGATATATGTTGAATACGACTTAACCGGATCCCAAAGTTTCCATGCCAGCACTGAGTCATGAACTGGATGAAGAACACAGCGCCTGGTTGGTCTTTCTGATTGCTACCCACTTGGAAAAAGAAAGCAATGCATGTATTGCTTGTGAGTGCACCCAACTTCCATGAACTGGTGCCGCCCTGGCCAACCTCATGCTCACTCACTGAGCTGTTTTTTCTCTGGAGAGAGACACACGGACCAAGGGCCCGGTGCGGTCCGGATCGAATCGGATTGGATCCAAATGGATCGGATTTCACTTCGGTTCGATCGAATTTGCTACCTACCCGAACCCGATTCGATTGTCGTTCGGATCTGACCGATCCTACCCGAACCTGACtgatccaggccatcggttctattcgaatcgggtcggatcaggtCGGATC
This DNA window, taken from Magnolia sinica isolate HGM2019 chromosome 14, MsV1, whole genome shotgun sequence, encodes the following:
- the LOC131225539 gene encoding condensin-2 complex subunit H2, whose translation is MTDKEEHGSASGASFHILQPNRDPESNWAVDLAKNLEDYLLKICSGEITAEDEDGHPSVNFAEAALLIQGSIQVYSRKVEYLYSLVLHALEFISQKRQDQPEETTARPDGTESSVVVDEENDRFLGLDDVPVEAKTRLDDGFGEDEAFNHFVKPPANLLVLEGDCLDTTGEAGELESYLLATSDLYRDFLLLDPCDAGAVDDFLKGNNAGQEHSMAHRGSSTRSKAQKTLLQSPRSGGSAHKSNLGKSPHGYLNQTPGINHDFKINNNVWDDTDIAHDLPENNMHHGEEPDGGFSEPRDDSDDDDDPWKPLNPHEPGDLKVKPFKKGKFGGKQRKSSTKQNSLAAQFPLARLEGTINPEFAETLEAQLHARERVQASQSPSLYEKLRQSLVLGESETYGGFDDPMDGNEDHEFENDLPDFEQAENIYMDAEVPLPHEKHNDDSVSFDCNGAFVQEDPNSQASLEDLCRSHLDALLASIAETEKQTELAARVSTWKQRIENTLEEQDSRPPFDIHAYGERILDKLCLEADDGGCMSFVDVVGGQAKHDVARTFSAMLQLVNNGNIALDRRESGRESVCYTAANPFRVQLLDHEKRRGEMPFRSSKKRVKSPSRKGCFKGQENKPPVEKLPVVSSTSPGKSSPPNGKLSVKIGKSSVVRCTPEGKRRRRPRLIMEPVDLQSAG